The Alkalibacter rhizosphaerae genomic sequence ACTCCAGGTCCTTGAAGGCATCTTTGGTTTTCTCGCTTTTTATTTGCTTCATTTCCTGAATGATGTCCCCGGCCAGGGTTTTTGCATCCTCAATGATCTGCAGGGCTTCCATGGTGGCTTTTTCCTTGGCTTGTCGTTCCTTGTCCTCCAAGGCTTCCTGCCGCTGTTTTAGCTTGACCGTTTCCCGTTCCATAACGTCCTTTTGCCGCAGGATCTTCTCCAGTTCCGTTCTGGCCTTCTTTTGATTTTCCTGTATTTCGTGGAGGACGTCTTCAAAACGGATCGTATCCTCACTAAGATATTCTCCCGCCTTATCGATGATCTCCCTCCGCAGTCCCAATCGACCTGCGATCTCGAAAGCATTGCTTTTCCCAGGGATCCCGATGGTCAGCCGGTAGGTGGGCCGCAAGGTGGCCACATCGAATTCCACACTGGCGTTTTCCATGCCGTCCGTGCTGAGGGCATACTGCTTCAACTCGCTGTAATGGGTGGTGACCATGGAAAAGACCTTCCGATGGTACAAGTGGTCCAAGATGGACATGGCCAGAGCCGCCCCTTCCACCGGATCCGTCCCCGCACCCAGTTCGTCGAAGAGCACCAGGGACTCCTGATCCGCCTCCTCCACGATCCGTACGATGTTGGACATATGGGAGGAAAAAGTGCTCAAGCTCTGTTCGATGCTTTGTTCGTCTCCTATGTCCGCGTACACTTTCTGGAACATGCTCCAGCTGCTGCCTTCCTTTACGGGCAGGAACAACCCGCTTTGGGCCATGAGGCACAACAGGCCGGTGGTTTTCAGGGCCACCGTTTTTCCTCCTGTGTTGGGACCGGTCACGATGAGTATGGAATATTCCCCACCGATGTGGATGTCGCTTGCCACCACTTCATCTGCAGGGATCAACGGATGTCGGGCCTGGTAGAAATGGATGCCCCGCTCCTCCTGGAGCTTGGGTCGATTGGCCTTCAATTCCAATGCATAGCGACTTCTGGCAAAGATCACATCCAATTGTACCAAAAGATCATAATCGTATTCCAGTATTTGTTTCTGCTCTCCTACATACTCCGTCAATTCCTGCAGGATCCGCTCGATTTCCCGATCTTCCTCCAAGCGCAAGGTCCGAATGGCGTTGTTCATCTCCACCACGGCCATGGGCTCGATAAAAAGAGTGGCTCCGCTGGAGGATTGATCGTGGACGATGCCGGGAATGCTGCTTCTGGATTCCTGTTTCACAGGCAATACGAAACGGTCCTGCCGAATGGTGATCAAATTGTCCTGCAAGTGCTTCTGATATGCCGTCAAACCGATCATGGACTGGAGCTTTTCCCGGATCTGGGCATTCTTGCGATGGATCTCCCGACGAGTGCGGAACAACTCCGGACTGGCGCTGTCGCTGATCTCCTCTTCGGAAAGAACGGTGTTTTCGATCCGCCTGCGAAGATCCGATACAGGATCCAGGGCGTCGAACATCCGACTTAAAGTAGGCAGCAGTGTCTGTCTTTCTTGAATATCCTGATAATAGTGTACCACATCCAGGGTGATCTTGAGAAAATCCCGGATGGACAACAATTCCTTCAAAGACAGCATGGATCGAATGGCCGCCCGCTTCAATGTCGGTCGAAGATCGGCAAAGGGTGCCATGGGAATGTTGCCGTTTTTGTAAAGAGCCACCACCCCTTCGTCTGTTTCTTGAAGGAGTTGTTCCACTTTCCGGGGGTCGGTGGTAGGTCTGGTGTTTTCGATCCGCTCTTTGGCCGATCCGCTCCGGGCAAAACTATTCCAGATCAGCAGTATTTTATGGTATTCCAACACTTGGAAAGTTTTTTCGTTCATCTACAACACACCTCTGTTAAAATGTCCTTTTGTCCATCGTTCCTTTTGTTCGTCGAACCAGGCCGGGTTCCCGGAGGAGGGAGCTGTCAGGGCTTTCCGGTAGGATTCCACCATTTCCTCCATCCGATCCTCCTTTTCCAGAAAATCCAGGCGGATCTTGTGGAGGCTTTCCATCTCCGGGACTTCATCGATCAGACAGAGTTCCTTGGCGTTGTACACATGGGTCCGACCGGATCCATCGATCCGTACTGGGAAACTATATCCTTTTGGATCTTCCAGAGTGTACCCGCCGGTATTGGGGGGCAGATCCAAACCGTACTGGAGCAGCATCAGTTCTTTTCTTCCTTGAACCACCAGACCGGTCTTCATGTTTCCCGTCGGGATCAGATCCTTCAGCTCTTCCTGGTTCAGTTCAGCGGACAGGTAAGCCAGTTCCACCCCTAAGGATCCCAGCACGTCCAAGGTTCTGGCATTGAAAACATTCAAACTGTCATCCGTTTCTATGGAGAGGTGATGGTTTCGAACCATCTCCAGACCTTCATAGGATCCGACCAAAAAACCATGGATGGGTAGATCCACCAGTTTCTCCAACGATTCCTTGAGAACTTGGACTTCCCCTTCCCGAATGATCTTGGGCAAGGCAATACGAAGGCGTTTTCCCTTCTCGGCAGTCAGCTGGCTGGCTGTACCCACGTCATTCAGATCCAAAGGATCATCCCAGTCGTAGACGATCTCGTCGGCTGAAGTCTCCAACGCTCTTTTCAGCATTTCCAAGTTGTTGATGCGAAGGGAGATTTGTGCATTTTCCCTTTTCCGGGACCTTGTAGCTGTAGGATCTGGAGACCAGGTTTTAGCTTCTATCTTGGTA encodes the following:
- a CDS encoding endonuclease MutS2 gives rise to the protein MNEKTFQVLEYHKILLIWNSFARSGSAKERIENTRPTTDPRKVEQLLQETDEGVVALYKNGNIPMAPFADLRPTLKRAAIRSMLSLKELLSIRDFLKITLDVVHYYQDIQERQTLLPTLSRMFDALDPVSDLRRRIENTVLSEEEISDSASPELFRTRREIHRKNAQIREKLQSMIGLTAYQKHLQDNLITIRQDRFVLPVKQESRSSIPGIVHDQSSSGATLFIEPMAVVEMNNAIRTLRLEEDREIERILQELTEYVGEQKQILEYDYDLLVQLDVIFARSRYALELKANRPKLQEERGIHFYQARHPLIPADEVVASDIHIGGEYSILIVTGPNTGGKTVALKTTGLLCLMAQSGLFLPVKEGSSWSMFQKVYADIGDEQSIEQSLSTFSSHMSNIVRIVEEADQESLVLFDELGAGTDPVEGAALAMSILDHLYHRKVFSMVTTHYSELKQYALSTDGMENASVEFDVATLRPTYRLTIGIPGKSNAFEIAGRLGLRREIIDKAGEYLSEDTIRFEDVLHEIQENQKKARTELEKILRQKDVMERETVKLKQRQEALEDKERQAKEKATMEALQIIEDAKTLAGDIIQEMKQIKSEKTKDAFKDLESKRRALKEWEDVLSEDLGPIKRKTPSKTGRTPKPGDDVLINSMNQKAVMLSKPDKDGNVLVEAGIMKIRIPLSDLSRLEGKKDPMAGGRRTVARKAASIKSSVDVRGMTGEEAMLDVEKYLDDAVLANLKTVTIVHGKGTGVLRKTIHDLLKNHRSVESYRIGAFNEGGDGATIVTLK